In Candidatus Omnitrophota bacterium, a genomic segment contains:
- a CDS encoding nucleotidyltransferase domain-containing protein has product MPLFGSVARGEANSDVDFLVDLAPGRLLLDHAALMLDLQDLLRRKVEVATERGLRPAVRERIVQELIPL; this is encoded by the coding sequence ATTCCTCTTTTCGGCTCCGTCGCCCGGGGCGAAGCGAATAGCGACGTGGATTTCCTCGTCGATTTGGCGCCTGGCCGGCTATTGCTCGATCATGCGGCGTTAATGCTCGATCTTCAGGATTTATTGAGAAGAAAAGTCGAAGTCGCTACGGAACGAGGTCTCCGTCCCGCCGTCCGGGAGCGAATCGTCCAAGAACTAATTCCACTATGA
- a CDS encoding DUF6290 family protein yields MNVQLPMELKKRLNDLKKKTGRAKSDFIRQALEGWLEEEEDYRIASERFNKKNQSIPFEQLESEIDLED; encoded by the coding sequence ATGAATGTTCAATTGCCTATGGAATTGAAAAAACGGCTGAACGATCTGAAGAAAAAGACCGGCCGCGCGAAAAGCGATTTCATCCGGCAAGCGTTGGAGGGATGGCTCGAAGAGGAAGAAGATTATCGAATCGCCAGCGAACGATTTAATAAGAAGAACCAATCCATCCCTTTCGAACAGTTGGAGAGTGAAATTGATTTGGAGGATTGA